Sequence from the Curtobacterium sp. MCLR17_007 genome:
AACGACCACGGTGCGGAAGAGGGCGACTCCAAGCTCATCCGGATCCTCAAGCGCATCATCCCGACCTCCGACCACTACGACGGTGACCGCCTGACCACCCGGGTCGACGGCAAGCGCCTGTTCACCCCGATGCTGCTCGTCATGGTCGCGATCGGCCTGACGGACGTGCTGTTCGCGCTCGACTCGATCCCCGCGATCTTCGGACTCACGCAGGACGCGTTCATCGTGTTCACCGCGAACGCCTTCTCGCTGCTCGGGCTCCGCCAGCTCTACTTCCTGATCGCCGGGCTGCTCGAGCGCCTCATCTACCTGGGTCAGGGCCTCGCGGTCATCCTGGCGTTCATCGGCGTGAAGCTCGTCTTCCACGCCATGCACGTCAACGAGCTGCCGTTCATCAACGGCGGTGAGCACATCGAATGGGCCCCCGAGATCCCGATCTGGTTCTCGCTCGGCTTCATCATGCTGACCATCGCCGTCGCGACCGTGGCCTCGCTGGTCGTCTCGAAGAAGCGTCAGGAGCGCGGGCTCACCCCGACCGGGGAGCCGCGCACCGTCGAGGCCGAGGCCGACGCGAAGTAACGCGACCCCCTGCGGACGGGAGGCCCGGTGCCAGCTGGTACCGGGCCTCCCGTCCGTCTGCGGTCCGAAGCCGCCGAACCGGCGCTACGCCACCGCGCCGACCGGCTCGGGCTCGGGCTCGCGGCGCTGCACGCGCTGCCCCACG
This genomic interval carries:
- a CDS encoding TerC family protein, yielding MDVPLYVWLITIAGILALLVFDFYSHVRTPHVPHIRESAFWSVFYIGLAILFGVGILVFGGGQAGGEYFAGWLTEKALSVDNLFVFLIIMTSFAVPKEFQQKVLLVGVAIALVARGIFIALGVTIIENFSWVFYLFGILLFWLAWSQARSGNDHGAEEGDSKLIRILKRIIPTSDHYDGDRLTTRVDGKRLFTPMLLVMVAIGLTDVLFALDSIPAIFGLTQDAFIVFTANAFSLLGLRQLYFLIAGLLERLIYLGQGLAVILAFIGVKLVFHAMHVNELPFINGGEHIEWAPEIPIWFSLGFIMLTIAVATVASLVVSKKRQERGLTPTGEPRTVEAEADAK